The Papaver somniferum cultivar HN1 chromosome 3, ASM357369v1, whole genome shotgun sequence genome includes a region encoding these proteins:
- the LOC113356282 gene encoding protein NETWORKED 1D-like: MATLKHTDSSRKYAFWWDSHISPKNSKWLQENLTDMDAKVKVMIKIIEADADSFARRAEMYYRQRPELMKLVEESYRAYRALAERYDHATGALRQAHKTMSEAFPNQIPFDDDSPPSGSPAAEAPEMPHSIRAFFDPGGFHKEESGLSPMQSRSGGIGNKKGFRQVSDLFGEAVGKDQNAHEENNVPKVLTERKVEESGVSGQNIKSEEEVAGTVDDKVQNLKQMIARLESEKEASLLKYQQSSEKLPSMESKVSHAQEESRELSERAIKPENEVETLKHSLSKVEASVTNYLQCLESISDLENRLSQSQKESAVLNERASKAETEVQTLKQDLTRLEGENEAALLQYKQCLEKISDLETKLLHAEDEARRHNERGDKAEAEVQSLKQMTSKLNEAKEAATLQYQQCLNTISDLEIKISRAEMEATRLNNEVATGVEKFHSAEEQHHLLEKAYQSLQMEADTLMQKMGMLITHELVERDEELANLRVRVQEEHIRSMEAEDALINIESLHAKSQEEQEALELELENAYEMMNDMKIQNQDLEDEVQQLTDRNKTLNEKNLSCTMLIKNLQDEVFLMKEAEKKLNGEVELRLDERNALQQEIYSLKEEINELNGQYHSVIEQVEYVGFKPDSLGLSVTGLLEENSKMKEMYLEEKEDNVSLLTKLEQMEKLLEKNVLENSLSDLNVELEELRGKLMSMEETCRSLHQEKSNLVAEKTVLVSQLEIATENLARLAEKNSFLENSLSDANAELEGSRTESKSLEESFHSIKNEKLGLVTERDTLVVKLESMRERLEGLEKICLELREKHSYLEKEKESALHEVTELRGSLDEEKKEHASSAQKNEILLGSLEDHIRILHEKHRLITKEFEEEQDKAMKAQFEIFIWQRCIRDIEEKNRSLWIECQKHLEASKSSEKLIVELEQKNLDQQLNVYSLSNEVGSLKKGIHQVLKLLKDDDDDDDDYECADKIKEHERFSQHVMKKFEEMDSDLSKLQDDKQQLLFEKLVLIAVLQQVTCDLQDSNLGLQNANSNLLEENRSLRKDFSNFKEEKCMLEEENSSLLEETIVLSNLCLVLKSFGTEKVAELKRLSEGLDSLHGINGGLDEEIRMMQEGIKLVEAENINLKVAVEKLVNELNTVSNQNELEFNSMEASNMERSAEIVQLKGSLSALEAENINLKVAVEKLVNELNTVSNQNELEFNSMEASNMERSAEIVQLKGSFCALEGENKDMKSQMTKYAQDMGPLVESIKSLEELVFSHIRSPTANNQEMKDTEKLRHDKCSQELSGDHNLPMSDRVPDLLNLQTRVKAVEKALIEMKRLMQQGSMNADIILDTGIREKEKPKSRSNSFRLREVKTGKAVAVEPNEVEHRDDLRKINTRKAELEISDGAIVKDIPLDQAASSSSYDRGQNPLSRRRSSRIDEQMMEIWDGVEKDRSINMTVSRSRKGASPTREIGKSNRHQGSNSSSFTQEDKDMVVDKVEVFKRVSSAHEEGNKQKVLERLTSDSLKLSNLQVTVQDLKKTVEQTPKVRRADNFEYDMVEGQLQEVGEAITQLLDINSKLRKNLVEIFPVTRDGRTVLESEESGNVRRRKVSVEAQRVYEKIGRLELEVQRMQFVLMKLDDEHGTKGTSSAPDRRKRILLRDYLYGDRRSSNRRRKRDRFCGCMKPATDENSG, translated from the exons ATGGCGACTTTGAAACACACTGATTCAAGTCGCAAGTATGCATTTTGGTGGGATAGTCATATAAGTCCAAAAAATTCAAAATGGCTTCAAGAAAATCTTACAG ATATGGATGCAAAAGTAAAAGTGATGATCAAAATTATAGAAGCAGATGCAGATTCTTTTGCAAGAAGGGCAGAGATGTATTACAGGCAACGGCCAGAGTTAATGAAACTGGTTGAAGAATCTTATCGAGCATATAGGGCTTTGGCGGAAAGATATGATCATGCAACAGGGGCACTTCGCCAGGCTCATAAGACAATGTCAGAAGCTTTTCCAAATCAAATTCCTTTTGATGATGATTCACCACCCTCAGGCTCCCCTGCGGCTGAAGCTCCTGAGATGCCACACTCAATACGTGCTTTTTTTGACCCCGGTGGGTTTCACAAGGAAGAATCAGGTCTGTCTCCAATGCAATCCCGTTCTGGTGGCATAGGAaacaaaaaaggatttcgacaaGTAAGTGATCTATTTGGAGAGGCCGTGGGGAAGGACCAAAATGCTCACGAGGAAAATAATGTTCCGAAGGTGCTTACAGAACGCAAGGTCGAAGAGAGTGGTGTTTCTGGACAGAATATCAAGAGCGAGGAGGAAGTAGCTGGTACAGTTGATGATAAAGTCCAAAATTTAAAGCAAATGATTGCGAGGTTAGAATCTGAAAAGGAGGCCAGCCTTCTTAAGTACCAACAGAGTTCAGAGAAATTACCCAGTATGGAAAGCAAAGTTTCTCATGCACAAGAAGAATCAAGAGAACTGAGTGAACGGGCAATTAAACCAGAAAATGAAGTTGAAACTTTAAAACACTCTCTGTCTAAGGTCGAAGCTAGTGTGACAAATTATTTACAATGCTTAGAGAGTATATCTGATCTGGAGAACAGACTTTCTCAATCTCAAAAAGAGTCTGCAGTACTCAATGAGCGAGCAAGTAAAGCGGAAACAGAAGTTCAAACCCTAAAGCAAGACCTCACCAGATTAGAAGGTGAAAATGAAGCTGCTCTTCTACAATATAAACAATGTTTGGAGAAGATATCAGATCTTGAGACGAAACTCCTTCATGCTGAGGATGAAGCCAGAAGACATAATGAGAGAGGGGACAAAGCGGAAGCTGAAGTTCAATCTCTTAAGCAAATGACCAGTAAGTTAAACGAAGCAAAAGAAGCCGCTACTCTTCAGTATCAACAATGTCTAAACACCATATCAGATCTTGAAATCAAGATCTCTCGCGCTGAGATGGAAGCTACAAGACTCAATAATGAGGTAGCAACAGGGGTCGAAAAATTTCACTCTGCTGAAGAACAACATCATTTGTTAGAAAAGGCATATCAGTCTCTTCAAATGGAAGCTGACACCTTGATGCAGAAGATGGGGATGCTAATCACACATGAGCTTGTAGAGAGAGATGAGGAATTGGCGAATCTTCGGGTCCGCGTACAGGAAGAGCACATTCGCTCCATGGAGGCTGAAGATGCTCTCATCAATATAGAAAGTTTACATGCTAAATCTCAAGAAGAACAGGAGGCTCTAGAATTGGAGCTCGAAAATGCATATGAGATGATGAATGACATGAAGATCCAGAACCAAGACTTGGAAGATGAAGTTCAGCAACTTACAGACAGAAACAAAACCCTTAACGAGAAGAACTTATCGTGTACCATGTTGATTAAGAATTTACAAGATGAAGTTTTTCTGATGAAGGAAGCAGAGAAAAAACTTAACGGCGAGGTTGAGCTCCGCTTGGATGAAAGAAATGCTCTTCAACAAGAGATTTACtctctaaaagaagaaataaatgaatTGAATGGGCAATACCATAGTGTCATCGAACAAGTAGAGTATGTCGGGTTCAAACCAGATTCCCTTGGGTTGTCTGTGACGGGCTTACTGGAGGAGAACTCTAAGATGAAAGAGATGTACCTTGAGGAGAAAGAAGATAATGTATCTCTTTTGACGAAattggagcaaatggagaaactgTTGGAAAAAAATGTCCTAGAAAATTCTCTGTCAGATTTGAATGTGGAGCTAGAAGAGTTGAGGGGGAAACTAATGTCAATGGAAGAAACCTGCAGATCTCTTCATCAAGAAAAGTCTAATCTTGTTGCTGAGAAGACCGTCCTTGTTTCTCAACTTGAGATTGCTACTGAGAACCTAGCGAGACTTGCCGAGAAAAACAGTTTCCTTGAAAATTCTCTCTCTGATGCTAATGCTGAGCTTGAAGGGTCTAGAACTGAATCAAAGAGTTTGGAAGAATCATTTCACTCTATCAAGAATGAAAAACTTGGTCTTGTTACCGAAAGGGACACACTTGTCGTCAAGTTAGAAAGCATGCGCGAAAGGCTGGAAGGTCTGGAGAAAATTTGCTTAGAATTGAGAGAAAAGCATTCATATCTGGAGAAGGAGAAAGAATCAGCACTTCATGAAGTAACCGAACTACGTGGTTCGCTGGATGAAGAAAAAAAGGAGCATGCAAGTTCTGCTCAGAAAAATGAGATTCTTCTAGGTAGTCTGGAGGACCATATCCGCATACTTCATGAAAAACACCGGTTGATAACAaaggaatttgaagaagaacagGATAAAGCTATGAAAGCTCAGTTCGAGATCTTCATCTGGCAGAGATGTATCCGAGATATCGAAGAAAAAAATCGCTCTCTGTGGATTGAATGCCAAAAACACCTTGAAGCATCCAAGTCATCCGAGAAACTTATTGTGGAGCTGGAACAGAAAAATCTCGATCAACAGTTAAATGTTTACTCATTATCAAACGAAGTCGGCAGCCTGAAAAAGGGGATTCATCAAGTGTTGAAGCTActcaaagatgatgatgatgatgatgatgattatgagtgTGCAGATAAAATTAAGGAGCATGAAAGGTTTTCTCAGCATGTCATGAAGAAATTTGAAGAGATGGATAGTGATTTATCGAAATTACAGGATGACAAGCAACAGTTATTGTTTGAGAAGTTGGTTCTTATTGCTGTTCTTCAACAAGTGACATGTGATTTGCAAGATTCAAATTTAGGTTTACAAAACGCAAACTCCAACTTACTTGAAGAAAACAGATCTTTGAGGAAGGACTTCTCAAACTTCAAGGAGGAAAAATGTATGCTAGAAGAGGAAAACAGTTCACTACTCGAGGAAACCATTGTTTTGAGCAACCTCTGTTTGGTACTCAAGAGCTTTGGTACTGAAAAGGTTGCGGAACTCAAAAGGCTTAGTGAAGGTTTGGATTCTCTGCATGGGATTAATGGTGGTCTTGATGAGGAAATTAGAATGATGCAGGAAGGGATAAAATTGGTTGAAGCTGAAAACATAAATCTCAAAGTCGCGGTTGAGAAGTTGGTAAATGAGCTCAACACGGTGAGTAATCAGAATGAGTTGGAGTTCAATTCTATGGAAGCAAGCAACATGGAACGTAGTGCAGAAATTGTACAGCTGAAAGGAAGTCTTTCTGCACTGGAAGCTGAAAACATAAATCTCAAAGTCGCGGTTGAGAAGTTGGTAAATGAGCTCAATACAGTGAGTAATCAGAATGAGTTGGAGTTCAATTCTATGGAAGCAAGCAACATGGAACGTAGTGCAGAAATTGTACAGCTGAAAGGAAGTTTTTGtgctttggaaggtgaaaataaAGATATGAAGTCACAGATGACAAAATATGCACAGGATATGGGTCCTCTGGTTGAAAGTATAAAATCCCTTGAAGAGCTTGTGTTCTCACATATAAGATCTCCTACAGCAAATAATCAGGAAATGAAG GATACTGAGAAGCTTCGGCATGATAAATGCTCTCAAGAACTGAGTGGTGATCATAATCTCCCGATGTCAGATAGAGTCCCTGACTTGCTCAATTTGCAAACCAGGGTAAAAGCTGTTGAAAAGGCACTGATAGAAATGAAGAGGCTCATGCAACAGGGTAGCATGAACGCTGACATTATATTAGATACTGGcataagagagaaagaaaaaccaAAATCTAGAAGTAATTCGTTCCGGCTTCGAGAAGTTAAAACGGGAAAAGCTGTTGCTGTGGAACCTAATGAAGTGGAACACAGGGATGATCTCAGAAAGATCAATACAAGGAAAGCTGAGCTTGAAATATCCGATGGTGCAATAGTGAAAGACATTCCACTTGATCAGGCTGCATCGTCTTCATCTTATGATCGCGGACAGAATCCATTGAGCAGAAGAAGAAGTTCTCGAATTGATGAACAAATGATGGAGATATGGGATGGTGTTGAGAAGGACCGAAGCATTAATATGACGGTCAGCAGAAGCAGAAAGGGGGCATCTCCAACACGTGAAATCGGCAAAAGCAATCGTCATCAGGGGTCCAACTCTTCAAGTTTCACACAGGAAGACAAGGATATGGTTGTTGACAAGGTAGAAGTCTTCAAAAGAGTTTCAAGTGCacacgaagaagggaacaagcaAAAAGTCCTGGAAAGACTAACATCTGACAGTCTGAAGTTGAGCAACCTTCAAGTAACCGTGCAGGACTTGAAAAAGACAGTTGAGCAGACCCCGAAAGTCAGAAGGGCGGATAATTTTGAATACGATATGGTGGAAGGGCAGCTACAAGAAGTTGGTGAAGCGATCACACAGCTGCTTGATATCAACAGCAAATTAAGAAAAAATCTAGTGGAAATTTTTCCTGTGACCCGTGATGGTAGGACTGTCTTAGAGTCGGAAGAGAGTGGAAATGTTCGCAGACGAAAAGTCTCTGTAGAAGCACAACGAGTGTATGAAAAGATAGGAAGGTTGGAGTTGGAAGTGCAGAGAATGCAGTTTGTTTTAATGAAACTTGACGACGAACATGGAACAAAGGGAACCTCATCAGCTCCagatagaagaaaaagaattctaTTGAGGGATTACCTTTACGGTGATCGGAGAAGCAGTAACCGCAGGCGAAAGAGAGATAGGTTTTGTGGATGCATGAAACCCGCCACTGATGAAAATTCAGGCTAG